Proteins encoded together in one Bacteroidales bacterium window:
- a CDS encoding response regulator codes for MNSILIIDPDENFLNEVTEYLKQSAYKVIPVQNGATGVQRALQHTPDLILCDIHPKGLSGHEVFDMVQQINSTAIIPFVFLTNKKSYEELRSAMSLGMDDCLVKPFDFKELKRTIEVRLERQEKILKKVDEKFNILIDNAYVAIYIYQDEKLTYVNQKFCEIFGYSKKELLGMNLINIIYKDDIHRVTAKINRAFKALQNQVEITFRAIRRNQELIDLNLAGNIVNIQGKKSLVGSVTKHSESRLTSTYEENNHLNMTPREKEVLDYICHGYSNSEIGKHLKLSSRTIEGHRNRLLKKLNCKNSVCLAVYAIRNGLIEIG; via the coding sequence ATGAACAGTATTCTTATTATTGATCCGGATGAAAATTTTTTAAACGAAGTAACGGAGTACCTGAAACAATCAGCATATAAGGTCATTCCTGTTCAAAACGGAGCTACGGGAGTTCAGAGAGCGCTCCAGCATACGCCCGACCTCATTCTTTGTGATATTCACCCTAAAGGGCTTTCGGGTCATGAAGTATTTGACATGGTCCAGCAGATCAATTCTACCGCCATTATCCCCTTTGTATTTCTAACCAATAAAAAATCCTATGAAGAATTAAGATCAGCAATGAGCCTGGGCATGGACGATTGTCTTGTCAAACCCTTTGATTTTAAAGAACTGAAAAGAACCATAGAAGTAAGACTGGAAAGGCAGGAAAAGATCCTTAAAAAAGTGGATGAGAAATTCAATATCCTTATTGACAATGCTTATGTAGCTATATACATTTATCAGGATGAAAAATTAACCTATGTCAACCAAAAGTTCTGTGAGATCTTCGGTTATTCCAAAAAGGAATTGTTGGGCATGAATCTGATCAATATTATATACAAAGATGATATACATCGGGTCACTGCAAAGATTAACCGGGCATTCAAGGCATTGCAAAATCAGGTAGAAATAACATTCAGAGCCATAAGGCGCAATCAGGAACTTATTGATCTCAATTTAGCAGGTAACATTGTAAACATCCAGGGTAAGAAAAGTCTCGTTGGTTCGGTAACCAAACACAGTGAATCCCGGTTAACCTCTACCTATGAGGAAAATAACCACCTGAATATGACGCCGCGTGAAAAGGAGGTCCTGGATTATATATGTCATGGATACTCGAACTCAGAAATCGGTAAACACTTAAAGTTAAGCTCAAGAACCATAGAAGGCCACAGGAACAGACTTCTTAAAAAGTTGAATTGCAAAAATTCAGTATGTCTGGCTGTTTATGCCATTCGTAACGGACTTATAGAGATTGGGTAA
- a CDS encoding LptF/LptG family permease has protein sequence MKILDAYIIKKFLGTYFFAIALIISISIIFDLSEKIDNYIENEAPAKAVFKYYLNFIPYFTNLLSSLFAFIAVIFFTSKMAYDSEIIAILSSGVSFKRILVPYFISAFLIASISFALMSYVIPHANERRLDFEYTYMKDSPYKVERNLHMQVDTGVYIYMRNYRPNVQRGYKFSMEEFDDNTLKSKLMADNIKWDTTKNKWVVSNYYIRKITEDKKDSIIRGSEMDTTLSIKPSDLGQYTDIVTTMNMPELNEFIQKKRIQGAENIEEYLIEKYRRFSFPFSTLILTFIGVFLSSKKLKGGMGMQIGIGLTLSFAYLLFMRFANMLAIRGGIEPLIGVWIPNIIFALIALSIYRFAPR, from the coding sequence ATGAAAATATTAGATGCATATATTATAAAGAAATTTCTGGGGACCTACTTTTTTGCCATTGCCCTAATAATCAGTATTTCTATTATTTTTGACCTGTCCGAAAAGATTGACAACTATATTGAAAATGAAGCACCTGCAAAAGCCGTATTCAAATATTACCTTAATTTCATCCCCTATTTTACCAATCTTTTAAGTTCCCTTTTCGCTTTTATCGCGGTTATTTTTTTTACTTCAAAAATGGCCTATGATTCGGAAATAATTGCCATTTTAAGCAGCGGAGTCAGTTTCAAGAGGATTCTTGTGCCTTATTTCATTTCTGCATTTCTTATCGCTTCCATATCCTTTGCGCTCATGAGTTACGTGATTCCCCACGCCAATGAGAGGCGTCTTGATTTCGAATATACCTATATGAAAGATTCACCATACAAGGTAGAAAGAAATCTGCATATGCAGGTTGATACGGGGGTTTACATTTATATGCGGAATTACCGACCCAATGTTCAACGAGGATATAAGTTTTCCATGGAAGAATTTGATGACAACACGCTCAAATCAAAATTGATGGCAGATAACATCAAATGGGATACCACCAAAAACAAATGGGTGGTAAGCAATTATTATATCCGAAAAATAACAGAAGACAAAAAAGATAGCATCATCCGGGGAAGCGAGATGGACACCACCTTATCAATAAAACCCTCCGATCTGGGGCAATATACGGATATTGTGACAACCATGAATATGCCCGAACTGAACGAATTCATCCAAAAAAAACGTATCCAGGGGGCAGAAAACATAGAGGAATACCTGATAGAAAAATACAGGAGATTTTCTTTCCCCTTTTCCACACTCATATTAACTTTCATAGGGGTATTTCTCTCCTCGAAGAAATTAAAAGGAGGCATGGGTATGCAAATAGGAATTGGACTCACTCTTAGTTTTGCCTACCTCCTGTTCATGCGGTTTGCCAATATGCTTGCCATAAGAGGCGGTATCGAACCCCTTATTGGCGTGTGGATACCCAATATCATATTTGCATTGATCGCCTTGTCTATTTACCGGTTTGCCCCCAGATAG
- the yaaA gene encoding peroxide stress protein YaaA, whose protein sequence is MIAILSPAKRLNNLTGASSDNYTLPRFLEDSKVLVDELRKLSPDELRELMNVSRDIAELNYERYLRWATPFTPLNASHSLFVFKGQAYQGLKAEDFTDQDIAFAQDHLRILSGLYGLLRPMDLIQPYRLEMGTPLNNPEGKDLYGFWNTKITQALNEDLSDHEQKVLLNLASNEYFKSVHPGRLEADIITPVFKEQKGNQYKTIAVYAKKARGMMTRYVIRNRIDDPHDIKGFDWEGYVYSPGMSTENKWVFVR, encoded by the coding sequence ATGATTGCTATACTTTCGCCCGCCAAGAGGCTAAATAACTTAACAGGAGCTTCTTCTGACAATTATACCTTACCCAGGTTTCTGGAAGATTCGAAAGTTTTGGTGGATGAGCTGAGGAAGCTTTCTCCTGATGAACTGCGTGAACTGATGAACGTAAGCCGCGACATTGCCGAGTTGAATTATGAACGATATTTGAGATGGGCTACCCCTTTCACTCCCTTAAATGCCAGTCATTCCTTGTTTGTTTTTAAAGGCCAGGCTTATCAGGGCTTGAAGGCAGAAGATTTTACGGATCAAGATATAGCCTTCGCTCAAGACCATCTGCGAATCCTCTCAGGGTTATATGGTTTGTTGAGGCCCATGGATCTGATACAGCCTTACCGTCTGGAAATGGGAACACCACTAAACAATCCGGAAGGGAAAGATCTTTATGGATTTTGGAACACCAAAATTACCCAGGCACTCAATGAGGACTTATCGGATCATGAACAGAAAGTATTGCTGAATCTTGCATCAAATGAATATTTTAAGTCTGTTCACCCCGGCCGGCTGGAAGCCGATATCATAACGCCTGTATTTAAAGAGCAAAAAGGCAATCAATATAAAACCATAGCTGTATATGCCAAAAAGGCAAGAGGGATGATGACCCGGTACGTTATAAGAAACCGTATCGATGATCCTCATGATATTAAGGGATTTGATTGGGAAGGCTATGTTTACAGCCCCGGAATGTCCACAGAGAATAAATGGGTGTTTGTAAGATAA
- a CDS encoding acyl-CoA carboxylase subunit beta — MSLKKKILELQKKREEVLKGGGDKAIQKQVAMGKMTARERIVTLLDENSFHEYDLFVEHEARDFDMDKKVLHGDGVIIGTGTIYGAPVCVFAQDFTVAGGSLGLMHARKIGKIMDHAMKMRVPLIGINDSGGARIQEGVNSLAGYGEIFYRNTLASGVIPQISVILGPCAGGAVYSPALTDFVFVVDKISKMFITGPGVIKTVLGEEISMEELGGAKVHSEQTGNAHFYAESEMECFNQIKQLVSYIPWNNSQKAQKTEPKEPLTEEYPITEIVPDNPKEPYDIKDIIKAVSDGSEFFEIQKRWAQNAVIGFGRVNGETVGFVGNQPLILAGVLDVDSSDKVARFIRYCNAFNIPLVTFVDLPGYLPGVDQEHAGVIRHGAKVLYAYSEATVPKITFILRKAYGGGYIAMNSRHLNADFVFAWPSAEIAVMGPEGAANIIFKKEIQNAEDPEKMRKQKVKEYKEKFANPYVAAAKGYVDSVIEPQETRKILVHSLEVSQNKVDKRPEKKHGIPPF; from the coding sequence ATGTCGCTGAAAAAGAAAATACTCGAATTACAGAAAAAGCGGGAAGAGGTATTAAAAGGCGGAGGTGACAAGGCTATTCAGAAGCAGGTTGCCATGGGAAAGATGACCGCCCGTGAAAGAATCGTTACCCTGCTGGATGAAAACTCATTTCATGAATATGACCTCTTTGTTGAACATGAGGCGCGGGACTTTGATATGGACAAAAAGGTGCTGCATGGCGATGGGGTCATTATAGGCACAGGAACAATATACGGAGCACCTGTATGTGTCTTTGCCCAGGATTTCACTGTGGCAGGGGGTTCATTGGGACTGATGCATGCCAGAAAAATCGGTAAAATCATGGATCATGCCATGAAAATGCGGGTTCCGCTTATTGGTATCAACGATTCAGGAGGAGCCAGGATTCAGGAGGGTGTCAATTCTCTCGCCGGCTACGGAGAGATATTCTACAGAAATACCCTGGCCTCGGGTGTTATTCCCCAAATCTCAGTGATACTGGGGCCTTGTGCGGGAGGAGCAGTTTACTCACCGGCGCTTACCGATTTTGTTTTTGTAGTGGATAAAATATCCAAAATGTTCATTACCGGTCCGGGTGTTATCAAGACCGTTCTGGGCGAGGAGATTTCAATGGAGGAACTGGGCGGAGCCAAAGTGCACAGCGAACAAACCGGAAATGCCCATTTCTATGCAGAAAGCGAGATGGAATGTTTCAATCAAATCAAGCAACTCGTTTCCTACATCCCCTGGAACAATTCACAGAAAGCACAAAAAACAGAACCTAAGGAGCCCCTTACCGAAGAATATCCGATCACTGAAATTGTGCCCGACAATCCCAAAGAGCCTTATGACATTAAGGATATCATTAAAGCTGTAAGCGACGGATCAGAATTTTTTGAAATTCAGAAAAGATGGGCCCAGAATGCAGTCATCGGTTTTGGCAGGGTTAATGGAGAAACAGTGGGTTTTGTCGGAAATCAGCCCCTGATCCTTGCCGGTGTGCTTGATGTGGATTCGTCAGACAAAGTGGCAAGATTTATAAGGTATTGTAATGCCTTTAACATACCATTGGTCACCTTTGTTGATCTGCCCGGTTATCTTCCGGGAGTTGACCAGGAACACGCAGGGGTAATCAGGCACGGAGCCAAAGTACTTTATGCCTATAGTGAAGCCACCGTTCCAAAAATCACCTTTATTTTGCGAAAAGCTTATGGGGGTGGATACATAGCCATGAATTCACGCCATTTGAACGCTGATTTTGTTTTCGCATGGCCCAGTGCGGAAATTGCAGTAATGGGACCCGAAGGAGCTGCCAATATAATCTTCAAAAAAGAGATCCAGAATGCAGAGGACCCGGAAAAGATGAGAAAACAAAAAGTGAAAGAATATAAGGAGAAATTTGCCAATCCCTACGTGGCAGCAGCAAAAGGATATGTCGATTCAGTGATTGAACCCCAGGAAACACGAAAAATACTGGTTCACTCGCTGGAAGTCTCCCAGAATAAAGTTGATAAGCGCCCTGAAAAAAAACACGGTATTCCTCCATTTTAA
- the tgt gene encoding tRNA guanosine(34) transglycosylase Tgt, translated as MKFNLIQKENHSDARAGEITTDHGKINTPVFMPVGTLGTVKGVNPRELKEEVQSSMLLTNTYHLFLRPGTEILQSAGGIHNFINWDLPVLSDSGGYQVFSLSQNRKLTKEGAHFQSHIDGSRHLFTPENVVDIQRAIGADLIMAFDECTPYPCDYKPARESMELTHHWLDRGVARFKGTTPIYGYEQSFFPIVQGSVYKDLRKESARFISDTDMEGYAIGGLSVGEPVNLMYEMVEVVNEILPADRPRYLMGVGTPENILESIHRGIDMFDCVIPTRNGRNGMLFTKNGIINIKNLKWKNDFSPIEEGGESYVDHFFSKAYLRHLTIAKEITAAQIATLHNLSFYKWLVNRAREQILNGSFNTWKKEMTEKIGVRL; from the coding sequence ATGAAGTTTAATCTTATTCAAAAAGAAAATCATTCCGATGCGAGGGCTGGCGAAATCACAACCGATCATGGAAAAATCAACACACCTGTTTTCATGCCTGTGGGAACGTTGGGTACAGTAAAAGGGGTTAATCCAAGGGAATTAAAGGAAGAAGTTCAGTCGTCCATGTTACTGACAAACACCTATCATCTTTTTCTCCGGCCAGGCACGGAGATACTTCAATCTGCAGGGGGAATACACAACTTCATTAACTGGGACCTCCCCGTTTTATCTGACAGCGGGGGATACCAGGTATTTTCCCTGTCACAAAACAGAAAACTGACGAAAGAGGGTGCTCATTTTCAGTCTCATATTGATGGCTCCAGGCATTTGTTCACTCCGGAAAACGTAGTGGATATCCAAAGAGCTATAGGAGCCGATCTTATTATGGCATTTGATGAATGCACCCCTTATCCATGCGATTATAAGCCGGCCAGGGAATCCATGGAGCTCACCCATCACTGGCTGGACCGGGGCGTTGCAAGATTTAAGGGAACCACACCAATATACGGTTATGAACAATCTTTCTTCCCGATAGTTCAGGGAAGCGTTTACAAAGATCTCAGGAAGGAATCGGCCAGATTCATCAGCGACACCGACATGGAGGGATATGCCATAGGGGGTCTTTCTGTCGGAGAACCTGTAAATTTGATGTATGAAATGGTAGAGGTGGTGAATGAGATTCTTCCGGCAGATCGCCCACGTTATCTGATGGGAGTGGGAACACCGGAAAATATCCTGGAGTCCATCCATCGCGGGATTGATATGTTCGACTGCGTAATACCTACACGAAACGGACGGAACGGAATGCTATTCACCAAAAACGGGATCATCAACATAAAAAACCTGAAATGGAAAAATGATTTTTCCCCCATTGAAGAAGGTGGGGAATCTTATGTAGATCATTTCTTTTCAAAAGCCTACCTCAGGCACTTAACCATTGCCAAAGAAATAACAGCAGCGCAAATTGCTACCCTGCACAATTTAAGCTTCTACAAATGGTTAGTTAATAGAGCAAGAGAGCAAATTCTGAACGGATCATTCAATACCTGGAAAAAAGAAATGACGGAAAAAATTGGTGTCAGATTATGA
- a CDS encoding nitroreductase family protein — translation MMEQLIRQNRSYRRFYEDYFIAQGNLRYFINLARLSPSAKNTQPLKYIISNETSDNLKIFECLGWAGYLKDWNGPEPGERPSAYIIMLGDHQIEDNFHCDHGIAAQSILLGAVEKGFGGCIVGTIDRNKLRQDFDIEDRFEILQVIALGKPKETVIIEEIDKDGDIKYWRDDKQIHHVPKRKLDDIIINP, via the coding sequence TTGATGGAACAGCTTATCCGGCAAAACAGAAGTTACAGAAGGTTTTACGAAGATTATTTTATTGCACAGGGCAACCTGAGGTATTTTATCAATCTGGCCCGGCTTTCACCTTCAGCAAAAAACACTCAGCCATTGAAATACATCATTTCAAATGAAACATCCGATAACCTAAAGATCTTTGAATGTCTGGGCTGGGCAGGTTATTTAAAAGACTGGAACGGCCCTGAACCGGGCGAAAGACCCTCAGCTTACATCATCATGCTGGGAGATCATCAGATAGAAGACAATTTCCATTGCGATCACGGTATTGCCGCCCAGAGTATTCTTTTGGGTGCTGTAGAGAAAGGCTTTGGCGGATGCATAGTGGGAACCATTGACAGAAACAAGTTAAGACAAGATTTTGATATAGAAGACCGGTTTGAAATTCTGCAGGTTATTGCATTGGGTAAACCCAAGGAAACAGTGATCATCGAGGAGATTGACAAAGACGGAGATATAAAATACTGGAGGGATGACAAACAGATACACCATGTCCCTAAACGTAAGCTGGATGATATCATAATTAACCCATGA
- a CDS encoding superoxide dismutase gives MAFQLPELPYAYDALEPYIDKRTMELHHDKHHAGYTNKFNAAIEGTDFENMEVEEIFKNVSNHPVAVRNHGGGFYNHSLFWKMMSPNGGGEPEGDLRKTIERDFGSFENFRDEFSKAAAGRFGSGWAWLCLDEHDKLNICSTPNQDNPLMDVAGCSAKKLLLGLDVWEHAYYLKYHNRRADYIQAFWNIVNWDEVASRLKGK, from the coding sequence ATGGCTTTTCAATTACCCGAATTACCATATGCATATGATGCATTGGAGCCCTATATCGATAAGCGAACCATGGAGCTTCATCATGATAAGCACCATGCGGGCTATACGAACAAATTCAATGCTGCTATTGAAGGAACTGATTTTGAAAACATGGAAGTTGAGGAGATTTTTAAAAACGTTTCCAATCATCCGGTAGCTGTCCGGAATCATGGCGGGGGATTTTATAATCACAGTTTGTTCTGGAAGATGATGTCTCCTAATGGAGGAGGAGAACCCGAGGGGGATTTAAGAAAGACCATTGAACGTGATTTTGGTTCTTTTGAAAATTTCAGGGATGAGTTTTCCAAAGCAGCAGCCGGACGTTTTGGATCAGGATGGGCCTGGTTGTGTCTGGATGAGCATGACAAGCTCAATATATGCTCCACACCCAATCAGGATAATCCATTGATGGATGTTGCCGGATGCAGTGCAAAGAAATTGCTGCTGGGGCTTGATGTATGGGAACATGCATATTATCTTAAATACCACAACAGACGGGCAGATTACATCCAGGCCTTCTGGAATATTGTAAATTGGGACGAGGTTGCCAGCCGGCTCAAAGGAAAATAG
- a CDS encoding acetyl-CoA carboxylase biotin carboxyl carrier protein subunit — translation MAQNNGQNNDQSSAGKSGDKNRPRFSTLVVDGTKYRTYLTEKYKRRRKYEPANRGKIFSEFPGTVVKVDVSTGDFVKKGDRLYIYEAMKMKNRAYSPIEGAIREVRIKENDIIRKGQLLFTIE, via the coding sequence ATGGCACAAAATAACGGACAAAACAACGATCAATCTTCCGCCGGAAAATCCGGCGACAAAAACAGACCGCGATTCAGTACTCTGGTAGTGGATGGTACAAAATACAGGACCTATCTTACTGAAAAATACAAAAGAAGAAGAAAATATGAACCTGCAAACCGGGGAAAAATATTCTCGGAATTCCCAGGCACAGTGGTCAAAGTAGATGTCTCCACAGGAGATTTTGTGAAAAAAGGAGACAGGCTTTACATTTATGAAGCAATGAAGATGAAAAACAGGGCTTATTCTCCTATAGAAGGTGCTATAAGGGAAGTACGGATCAAGGAAAATGACATCATTCGCAAAGGTCAACTTCTGTTTACTATAGAATAA